GTCAAGTAAGTCATCACGAACAATAACGATTGTTAAACCAGCAGGACCAATATTTTTTTGCGCACCCGCATAGATCAAACCGAACTTTGTCACATCTAATGGCGCAGATAAAATACTTGATGAATAGTCACAAACAAGTGGAGCTTTTACATCTGGAATTCCTGCGAACTGTAAACCGCCGATTGTTTCATTATCTGCGTAATGTACATATGCAGCATCATCAGATAAGTTCCATTCGCTTTGTTCAGAAATTGCAAATTTACCATCTACTTTAATGCCTGCTTCTACAGTATTAATGTCGCCATAACGTTTTGCTTCTTTTAACGCTTTTTCAGACCAGATGCCAGTATGAATATAATCAGCTTTACTGTTCTTACCTAAAAGGTTTAAAGGAATTGCTGAAAATTGTAATGACGCGCCACCTTGTAAAAATAGCACTTTATAATTTTCAGGAATATTCATGAGTTTACGCAAGTCTGCTTCAGCTTTTTCAGCAACAGCAACATAGTCAGCACTACGGTGACTCATTTCCATGATGGATAGACCTTTACCTTGCCAATCCAACAATTCTTGTTGAGCTTTTTCTAAAACGGCAGTAGGTAATGCAGCAGGACCAGCACAGAAATTGTACGCGCGCATGATTTTTCCCTTGTAAAAGTGAAACACAATAAAAAAAGGCATTTAACCACAGATTGCTTAAGCTTGCAGCAGCTTCTCTAGTAAATATTTCAATGCAAGGCCGTATTTAAGTTTATTTTTTCAATAACTATTTTATTTATTTCTTTGCTTTCACTTATTTTTTTATTAGTTTTACTAAATAAAGTTCAACTTGACTTGTGAATATAGTTTCCCATACTGTGATGATCATATAAAAATTTATTGTATGATTTTCCATCAAGTAAAAGAAACTCAAAATCATTTTGTACTTTTATACAATTGTATAATAAACAATATGATAATTGAATTTAATAACAAGAAATTTAAACTATAAGGGATGACCAAAAATTGTTATATAAAATGCCAACACATCAGTATCGACAGTCTAAACGCCCTTTTTTATTCAAACCCAATTATCTCGCGTTGGTATTGGGATTATTTATTACAACGCCGATTTATGCACAAAGTTTAAGTTATGCTGAAGCAGAACAACAAGCTTTAAAAAGTTCATATAGTACCCAAGCCAATCAAGCATTACAGCAAGCTTCTCAATTAGAAGCCGAAGCAGTGAAAGGTTTAGGGCTACCTAGAGTTGATCTAAATGTTAGAGCTTACGCTTTTCACAGCGAAACAGATGTACCTCTTGGCGGTTTTAAACAAAAGCTTGAAAATGATTTAAGCCAAGGACTCAATGATAAATTGTCACAGTGGAACAATGTCATTCCATCTGATGTTTTAGGACAAGTTCAAGAAGGTTCTAACCAAATCATACATGACGGTATTAATCGCTTTCCCAATTACGCGAATTTAACTGTAGAAGATCAGGTAGTGCGCCCTTCTATTTCAGTGGTTATGCCACTCTATACTGGCGGCCTAACCACTAGTGCAAAAAAAATCGCAAATATTCAGGCTCAACGTGCAGAGCTTTCAAGCCAACAACAACAAGATATACAGCGCTTTGAATTGGTACAAAACTATTTTAATGTGCAATTACAACAACAATTGGTCGCCAGCAGCTTATTTAACTTTAATGCAATGCAAAAACATTACAGCAATGCACTAAAGTTAGAACAGCAAGGTTTTATTAGTAAAGGGCAACGTATGCAATTTGAAGTTGCTCGTAACAATGCCGAAAGAACTTTGCAAAATGCACAAGCAAACCTAAATGCGAGTCAATTTAGTTTAAACAATCTTCTACATCAGCAAAATTATAGTGATTTAAGTACCCCTCTTTTTGTAAATACAGTTCGAAGTCAATCTTTAGAATCACTCCTAACGAGCTATTCTCAAAAATCGAACCTAGTACAAAAGATGCGCTTAGATACTCAACTGGCAAATGCAAATATTCAAGCTCAACAAGCCGCAAAAAAACCAAGTCTCTTTGCGTTTGGTGAATATTCACTAGATGAGAAGGAAAACTGGATTGTAGGTGTAATGGCAAAGTACAACCTGTTTTCGGGTGTAGATAAAAATAAGAATATTCATGCTGCCGAGTTAAAACGTTATGCCTCTGAGCTCATGACTGAACGCACAAAACAAGAAATTGAAGCTCTATTGAATAAATCATATAACGAGCTTAATTCAGCACAGCAAAGCCATAGCTTATTGCAAAGAAATATCAATGCAGCACAAGAAAACTTACGTATACAGGAGCTTTCTTTCCGAGAAGGTATGGGAACAGCGACACAAGTGATCGATGCGCAAAATGCATTAAGTGCTCTAAAAACTGAAATGGCTTTAAATGCATATAAATATGTCATGTCACTCGCAACATTATTGCAAAGCCATGGTTCTATGGACCAGTTTAAAGCTTATGTGACTCAACCACACACTGACTATATCCGCTAATAGGGGCATAAAATGAATCAAGAATCATCTTCTTCTCAGCAAGATTCACCTGTTACGGATACAGAGCAAATGAGTCAGGATCAACACGCTACTCAAACTGAAAATACTCAAGAAGTAAAATCGAGTAAAAAAGATGCTCAACCACCTAAAAATTCGAAAATTAAACTAATTATTGGTGTGGTTATTATTGCTCTATTAGGAGTAATTATTTTTGGTTTATGGAAAAGCTATCAACCTAAACCTATTGAATTACAAGGTCGAGTTGAAGCTGAAACGCTGCATGTCAGTACTAAAGTTCCGAGTCGTATTGAAGAAATTTATGTGCAAGAAGGTCAGAAAGTTTCCAAAGGACAACCTCTGGTTCGTTTAGTCAGCCCTGAGATAGAAGCCAAAAAGCAGCAAGCTCTAGCAACATTACAATCAGCTTTAGCATTTCAATCGACTGTAGACCGTGGTTCTCAACAGGAAAATATCGATACTCTTTATGCCAATTGGCAAAGTACCAAAGCTCAAGCAAACCTAGCAAAAACCACTTATCAACGTGGAGAAAATTTATATAGACAAGGTGTTATTTCGCGTCAAAGACGAGATGAGATGTTAGCAGCACAAACCTCTGCCCAAGAATTAAGTGAAGCCTCTTATCAACAATATGCACGAGCAAAACGAGGAAGTACCAGCCAACAGAAATCTACGGCAGATGCACAAGTTGATATTGCCAAAGCAGCGGTCAGCGAAGCTCAAGCACTTGAAGCAGAAACCCGTTTACTTGCTCCTATTTCAGGTACAGTTTCAAAAACTTATGGCAAGCCTTCTGAACTGGTTGCGATGGGTGTACCCGTTGTTAGCATTTTAGAAGATGATGATTTGTGGGTAAGTTTAAACGTGGGTGAAAATCAATATGCCTCTGTTTATAAAAATAAAACCCTTGAAGGATTCATTCCAGCACTTAATCAGAATGTGAATTTTAAAATTAAGAATATAGATGCAGAAGGTGAATTTGCCACCATAAAAACGACTCGCCAAACTGGTGGGTACGATATTCGCAGCTTTAAATTGCATCTTGTGCCTGAGCGTCCAGTACAAGATTTAAAAGTTGGGATGAGTGTTCTATTTAAAATTAAAGAAGAAAAATAAAGCATGTTTGCCAGTATATTACGTGAACTAAACTATCTAAAAAGCAACAAATGGGATTTGTGTATGGTGACACTCATCCCCGCTTTTATCATTTTTATGTTTAGCAGCATGTTTTACGCAGGTAAAGCTGAACACTTACCGATTGCGATTATTGATCAGGACCAAAGTGAACTTAGCCGTAATATTGAAAAGTATCTTTCTTTAAATCATACGGTAGATATTAAAACAGTTACGGCAAGCTCCACAGAAGCTGAGAAACTACTGAATGAGACCAAAATTTGGGGCTATGTTTTTATTCCAGACGGCGCTGAAAAACGTTTTGTAAAAGCACAAGATGCCCAAATTAGCATCGCTTTTAACCAATCTTTTTTTAGCGTAGGAAATACAATTTCCTCGGCCATGTTAGTCAGTACACTCAATGCTTTAGCAGACTATGCAGGTCAGAGTTATCTTGCAAATAATATTCCCTATCTAGATATTCCTACAGCTCACGTCAAAATTTCAACGCTCTACAACCCTAGTATGAGCTATGAGTTTTATTTAGAACCTTTCATGGTTCCAGCCGTTTTGCATTTGTTACTGTGCTGTTGTGTCGCTTTTGCAATTGGGCAAGAACTTAAACGCGGTACATTAATGCAGTGGGTCAACCGTGAAAGTTTTATTCAAGGCTTATTGGCTAAAAATTTACTTTATAGCCTTATATTTTGTGCATGGACATGGGTATGGATGTTCTGGCTCGTTGAGATCCGAGGTTGGTTTGTCGCAGGTTCTCTCAGTTTATTATTAGTTGCCCAATTCTTGCTTTACTTTGCTTACGCTTTGATTAGTAGCACAGTCATTCTTGCAACTAAAAATTTAAGTAAAACTTTCGGTTTTATTGCAGTCTATGGTGGATCTTCTTTAAGCTTTGCAGGTGTTACTCTGCCTTTAAATAATGCACCGATTTTCACTAAATTTTGGTCATTGATTATTCCATATACTCCTTATGCAAAGCTCCAAACCGAACAATGGGTCATTGGAAGTCCGCTTTTCATTTCAATGACTCCCTTTTTAATTCTGATTGGCTACTGCCTTATTTATTTCTTTTTAAGTTGTGTGTTGCTTAAAAAATTAGTTCAGGGGGCAACACAATGAAAGAGTTTTTTAAGGCTTATGCACAAACATTTAAAGATATTGTCCGTAATAGCTCAGTTTTTACGACACTGATTTTATCGGTCATTCTTTATAGTTTCTTTTATCCAACTGCTTATAAAGCAGAACGGGCTGAATCTATTCCGATTGCGATCGTCGATGAAGAACAAAGTCTGTTAACTTCACAATTAATTGGTCAAACTACCAATAGTCCAAATGTGAAAATTGTTGATGTCACTGCTAATTTTCTCGAAGCTGAACAAATGGTACGCGAGCAAAAAGCCGATGGTATTTTGCTTTTACCGCACAACCTAACACAAAGCCTACGCCGCGGAGAAACTGGTGGTATTGGCTTATATTTAAGTACAACCAACTTTTTAAAAACCAAAGAAATTGGGTTGGGCCTAGCCACTTCTATAGAGGCAACATTAAAAGAATATATTGAAAAATTTGGAGAGCGTACACATTTCCAGCCTGCGCTTTCTATTCATCAGGTTCCTTTATTTAATCCACTTTCAGGCTATGGTAGTTATATTTTTCCAGCGGTTGCTTCACTTATTATTCACCAAACAATTGTGCTCGGTTTAGCCATGCTTATTGCAAGCTACCGCGAACAATACGAAAAGATTACTCCTATTCGTTTTGCAGGAATTTTTGCGAGCCTCTTTACCATTGGTTGTTTTGGAAGTTTTTATCTTTATGGTTTTACCTTGTGGTTTAACGACTATCCACACGGTGGAAACTTTATTGGTTTACTCGTCGCGGTTCCAATTTTTATTAGTTGTGTGATTGGATTAGGTATGTTGATTGGTTCGCTTTTAGATATGCCAGAACGTGCCGGACATATTATTGTATTTAGTTCAGTTCCCCTTTTCTTATTAACCGGTACCGCATGGCCCCATCACGCCATGCCTGAATGGTTACAGTGGTTTGCCTGGTGCTTACCTTCTACACATGGCGTACAAATGTTTGTACAACTTAATCAAATGGGTGTTCCTTTAAATGTTGTGGTTCCGAAATTAATTTTTCTTGCAACAATTGGAATTATTTTTTTAATTACGGCGTATTCACGCTTAACAGAAAATAAGTGAAGATATAAATAGAGATTGAATACAAATTATATTTTTATTTACTATAAAATCTTATAGTTAAAAACATTTTTTAAGAAATTGACCAAAAATTTCAAAAAAAATAAATAAATTCAAAGCATTAATTTGTATTAATTGTCATGAAACCTTAAGAAAACTTTAAGTTGAAATTAAGAAAATTTCTCCATAGTAATTAGTATAGTTTTTCAGCAGCTACGCAGAGTATTCTGTAATCCTGCCCTATGACGGAATCTGGATATGGCAAAAGTGTGTTATTGCGCAGATGACTTTGCAATGAATGCAGAAATATCTGATGCAATTATTCATTTAATTGAACAAGGTGCACTTCAAGCAACTTCATGTATGACCCAATCTGAGTTATGGGAAACTGCTGCTGCCAAATTAAAACCTTTTAGCGATCAAGTTGATATCGGTTTACATTTAAATCTTACCCATGCTTTCGCTTCAGGTAACACTGTTTTTTCCTTACCTATGCTTATTTTACGTGCATGGTCCTCCAGCCTTAATCGTGAATCAATCACTCAATGTATTGAAGAGCAATGGGACTTATTTGTTTCAGT
This window of the Acinetobacter sp. XH1741 genome carries:
- a CDS encoding TolC family protein, whose translation is MPTHQYRQSKRPFLFKPNYLALVLGLFITTPIYAQSLSYAEAEQQALKSSYSTQANQALQQASQLEAEAVKGLGLPRVDLNVRAYAFHSETDVPLGGFKQKLENDLSQGLNDKLSQWNNVIPSDVLGQVQEGSNQIIHDGINRFPNYANLTVEDQVVRPSISVVMPLYTGGLTTSAKKIANIQAQRAELSSQQQQDIQRFELVQNYFNVQLQQQLVASSLFNFNAMQKHYSNALKLEQQGFISKGQRMQFEVARNNAERTLQNAQANLNASQFSLNNLLHQQNYSDLSTPLFVNTVRSQSLESLLTSYSQKSNLVQKMRLDTQLANANIQAQQAAKKPSLFAFGEYSLDEKENWIVGVMAKYNLFSGVDKNKNIHAAELKRYASELMTERTKQEIEALLNKSYNELNSAQQSHSLLQRNINAAQENLRIQELSFREGMGTATQVIDAQNALSALKTEMALNAYKYVMSLATLLQSHGSMDQFKAYVTQPHTDYIR
- the serC gene encoding 3-phosphoserine/phosphohydroxythreonine transaminase; amino-acid sequence: MRAYNFCAGPAALPTAVLEKAQQELLDWQGKGLSIMEMSHRSADYVAVAEKAEADLRKLMNIPENYKVLFLQGGASLQFSAIPLNLLGKNSKADYIHTGIWSEKALKEAKRYGDINTVEAGIKVDGKFAISEQSEWNLSDDAAYVHYADNETIGGLQFAGIPDVKAPLVCDYSSSILSAPLDVTKFGLIYAGAQKNIGPAGLTIVIVRDDLLDQAKPEIPSILKYGDQAKNGSMVNTPSTYAWYLSGLVFEWLLEQGGVEAIHKVNLEKAQLLYGYIDASDFYNNPIAIPNRSIMNVPFTLADEALEKQFLKEAEANHLLNLAGHRSVGGMRASIYNAVPLEGVQALIRFMDDFAKRNG
- a CDS encoding ABC transporter permease, with translation MKEFFKAYAQTFKDIVRNSSVFTTLILSVILYSFFYPTAYKAERAESIPIAIVDEEQSLLTSQLIGQTTNSPNVKIVDVTANFLEAEQMVREQKADGILLLPHNLTQSLRRGETGGIGLYLSTTNFLKTKEIGLGLATSIEATLKEYIEKFGERTHFQPALSIHQVPLFNPLSGYGSYIFPAVASLIIHQTIVLGLAMLIASYREQYEKITPIRFAGIFASLFTIGCFGSFYLYGFTLWFNDYPHGGNFIGLLVAVPIFISCVIGLGMLIGSLLDMPERAGHIIVFSSVPLFLLTGTAWPHHAMPEWLQWFAWCLPSTHGVQMFVQLNQMGVPLNVVVPKLIFLATIGIIFLITAYSRLTENK
- a CDS encoding efflux RND transporter periplasmic adaptor subunit encodes the protein MNQESSSSQQDSPVTDTEQMSQDQHATQTENTQEVKSSKKDAQPPKNSKIKLIIGVVIIALLGVIIFGLWKSYQPKPIELQGRVEAETLHVSTKVPSRIEEIYVQEGQKVSKGQPLVRLVSPEIEAKKQQALATLQSALAFQSTVDRGSQQENIDTLYANWQSTKAQANLAKTTYQRGENLYRQGVISRQRRDEMLAAQTSAQELSEASYQQYARAKRGSTSQQKSTADAQVDIAKAAVSEAQALEAETRLLAPISGTVSKTYGKPSELVAMGVPVVSILEDDDLWVSLNVGENQYASVYKNKTLEGFIPALNQNVNFKIKNIDAEGEFATIKTTRQTGGYDIRSFKLHLVPERPVQDLKVGMSVLFKIKEEK
- a CDS encoding ABC transporter permease codes for the protein MFASILRELNYLKSNKWDLCMVTLIPAFIIFMFSSMFYAGKAEHLPIAIIDQDQSELSRNIEKYLSLNHTVDIKTVTASSTEAEKLLNETKIWGYVFIPDGAEKRFVKAQDAQISIAFNQSFFSVGNTISSAMLVSTLNALADYAGQSYLANNIPYLDIPTAHVKISTLYNPSMSYEFYLEPFMVPAVLHLLLCCCVAFAIGQELKRGTLMQWVNRESFIQGLLAKNLLYSLIFCAWTWVWMFWLVEIRGWFVAGSLSLLLVAQFLLYFAYALISSTVILATKNLSKTFGFIAVYGGSSLSFAGVTLPLNNAPIFTKFWSLIIPYTPYAKLQTEQWVIGSPLFISMTPFLILIGYCLIYFFLSCVLLKKLVQGATQ